In Thiospirochaeta perfilievii, a single window of DNA contains:
- a CDS encoding AraC family transcriptional regulator, translated as MRSLTTLEERRHGDTLFPLATYSLNYPKDSIVLDLHWHSELEFLIVTKGCGIFYLDENEIELEEGDGVIINGGTLHRAKTKSGRSCSFIAVVVNPNLISGANNDRINILYIDPVLNYLAQQGKILKSSNEDDLYIINILKEIDLIAKKKSSLYELEIKIELLKIFSILFKSLGKEIISNIPIEKKSNKKQNIKDALLFMHKNYEKSLSLRDISSAAGMSEAYFCRTFKALVGKTVFEYLNFYRINTSLSLLKDSDKPISIVSEEVGFENISYFIKIFKKMTGVTPKVYRTKNN; from the coding sequence ATGAGATCATTAACAACCCTAGAGGAAAGAAGACACGGAGATACTCTTTTCCCCCTTGCAACCTACAGCCTAAACTACCCTAAAGACTCAATAGTTTTAGACCTACATTGGCACTCCGAACTAGAGTTTCTAATTGTAACTAAGGGGTGTGGAATCTTCTATTTAGATGAGAATGAAATAGAGCTAGAAGAGGGAGATGGAGTGATAATAAATGGGGGAACACTACATAGAGCTAAAACAAAGAGTGGTCGAAGTTGCAGTTTTATAGCAGTTGTAGTTAACCCTAATCTTATCTCTGGCGCAAATAATGATAGAATTAATATATTATATATAGACCCTGTCTTGAACTATCTAGCTCAGCAAGGAAAAATATTAAAAAGCAGTAATGAGGATGACCTATATATTATCAATATTCTTAAAGAAATTGACTTAATAGCTAAAAAAAAGAGTTCCTTGTATGAGTTAGAGATCAAAATTGAGCTACTAAAGATTTTTTCAATATTATTTAAGAGTTTAGGTAAAGAGATCATTTCCAATATTCCTATAGAAAAAAAGAGTAATAAAAAACAGAATATTAAGGATGCTCTTCTATTTATGCATAAAAACTATGAAAAGAGTCTAAGTTTAAGAGATATCTCCTCTGCTGCTGGGATGAGTGAAGCCTACTTCTGTAGAACTTTTAAAGCCCTTGTAGGGAAAACAGTTTTTGAGTATCTTAACTTCTATAGGATAAATACATCTCTATCCTTACTAAAAGATAGTGATAAACCTATCTCAATTGTAAGCGAGGAGGTAGGATTTGAGAATATTAGTTATTTTATTAAGATTTTTAAGAAAATGACAGGAGTAACACCTAAAGTCTACCGGACTAAAAATAATTAG
- a CDS encoding WD40/YVTN/BNR-like repeat-containing protein yields MKNRMRNIFLLIVSLTIITGCTTTTRSSSEKKLNSNKLPQYTQEGWKNVRIVGGGYIPGFVFSTKQKDLIYARTDMGGAYRWNPENNSWLPLTDFVGVEDYGRLGIASIATDPVEPNRLVIAAGTYTNDWDPTNSQMLVSEDYGDTFLRVDMPFKMGGNMPGRGAGERLAIDPNSNNIIYFGSNDAGLWRSEDYGHTWAEVTSFPTPGNIYDGNFEKFAGGFRHFFGIVWVMFDPASNSEANGSQNIYAGVIDTEYTILESNDAGKTWHPLEGQLDNINPNFKLNEEGVYAQWDENPDTGKYYPIKSTYSSDGAMIISYNAGIGPYSSSFQGGAIWKYTFATKEWKDISLPKHDFDPSYVTTDRGVGSVSVQWDNPKVLVATTLNEWWPDEIIYRSTDGGENWDPIWYIDSYPERINKYSMDITEAPWLDWGGEKTLPEQSPKLGWMLTDIEIDPFNPNRMMYGTGANVHGTNNLTNWDKNKKIKIEVMGLGIEETAILDLVASPLEDGPILYSGMGDIGGFVHWDLNKSPNMIVNPQVSAINSIDYAEQKPTFVVRMGDGKLGISEDAGRTWRNSESIIPGIESGWSGQIAVSSDASTILWAPSQGKDVHYSPDTGKTWIKSQGIPSNVKIVSDRVNPNKFYAISDSIFYSSNDGARTFEIINDTTFVTENSDLKTASDLTSVVNHEGDLWYAGGKQGLFHSTDGGVTWDAIQYIDECPIIGLGKEAPNANYQTLYTNSKIDGQWGFYRSEDMGLSWTRINDDEHQFGAANSTITGDQRVYGRVYIGTNGRGIQYRDLK; encoded by the coding sequence ATGAAGAACAGGATGAGGAACATATTTTTATTAATTGTTTCACTCACAATTATCACCGGTTGTACAACAACAACAAGAAGCTCATCAGAGAAAAAATTAAACAGCAATAAACTACCTCAATACACCCAAGAAGGGTGGAAAAATGTCCGAATAGTAGGCGGAGGTTACATTCCTGGCTTTGTTTTTAGTACAAAACAAAAAGATTTGATTTATGCAAGAACAGATATGGGAGGAGCCTATAGATGGAACCCTGAAAATAATTCATGGTTACCTCTTACTGATTTTGTAGGGGTTGAGGATTATGGGAGACTAGGAATAGCAAGCATCGCTACTGACCCAGTAGAACCTAATAGGCTAGTTATTGCCGCTGGAACCTATACAAATGATTGGGATCCAACAAATTCACAAATGCTTGTTTCGGAAGACTATGGAGATACATTTTTAAGGGTTGATATGCCATTTAAAATGGGAGGAAATATGCCAGGGCGTGGTGCTGGTGAAAGGTTAGCCATTGATCCGAACAGTAATAATATAATTTATTTTGGCTCTAATGATGCAGGTTTATGGAGAAGTGAAGATTATGGGCATACCTGGGCTGAAGTTACATCTTTCCCTACTCCTGGAAATATTTATGATGGAAACTTTGAAAAATTTGCAGGAGGATTTAGACACTTTTTTGGTATAGTTTGGGTTATGTTTGATCCAGCATCAAATAGTGAAGCCAATGGCTCTCAAAACATATACGCTGGAGTTATAGACACAGAATATACCATTCTTGAATCTAATGATGCAGGTAAAACCTGGCACCCACTAGAAGGGCAATTAGATAATATAAACCCCAATTTTAAACTTAATGAGGAAGGTGTTTATGCTCAATGGGATGAAAACCCTGATACAGGGAAGTACTACCCAATAAAGTCTACATACTCATCTGATGGGGCTATGATAATTTCATATAATGCTGGAATAGGACCATACAGTTCAAGTTTTCAGGGTGGAGCAATATGGAAATACACCTTTGCAACAAAAGAGTGGAAGGATATATCTCTACCTAAACATGACTTCGATCCAAGCTATGTAACAACTGACAGAGGGGTTGGTAGTGTATCGGTTCAATGGGATAACCCTAAAGTATTGGTTGCAACTACTTTAAATGAGTGGTGGCCGGATGAAATTATATATAGATCCACAGATGGAGGAGAGAACTGGGATCCTATTTGGTATATAGATAGTTATCCTGAGAGAATAAATAAATACTCTATGGATATTACAGAAGCACCATGGCTAGATTGGGGTGGAGAAAAGACGCTGCCAGAACAATCCCCTAAGCTTGGCTGGATGTTAACAGATATTGAGATTGATCCCTTTAATCCAAACAGAATGATGTATGGAACAGGGGCAAATGTTCATGGAACTAATAATTTAACAAATTGGGATAAAAATAAAAAGATAAAAATAGAAGTTATGGGACTAGGGATTGAAGAGACTGCAATATTAGATCTTGTAGCTTCTCCTTTAGAAGATGGACCTATTCTCTACAGTGGGATGGGGGACATAGGTGGATTTGTTCATTGGGATTTAAATAAGTCTCCCAATATGATAGTAAATCCACAAGTTAGTGCTATTAACAGTATTGATTATGCCGAACAAAAACCAACCTTTGTTGTAAGAATGGGTGATGGGAAACTTGGAATATCTGAAGATGCAGGTAGAACATGGAGAAACTCCGAGTCCATTATACCAGGGATAGAAAGTGGATGGAGTGGACAGATAGCAGTATCTTCAGATGCATCGACAATTTTATGGGCTCCCTCACAGGGAAAGGATGTCCACTACTCTCCAGATACTGGAAAAACATGGATTAAAAGCCAAGGAATACCAAGCAATGTGAAAATTGTTTCAGATCGGGTTAATCCTAATAAGTTTTACGCTATTTCAGACAGTATTTTTTATTCTAGTAATGATGGGGCAAGAACATTTGAAATAATAAATGACACTACTTTTGTAACAGAAAACAGTGACTTAAAAACAGCTTCTGACCTAACTTCAGTTGTAAACCACGAGGGCGATTTATGGTATGCAGGAGGGAAACAAGGACTCTTTCACTCTACAGATGGAGGTGTTACCTGGGATGCAATTCAATACATTGATGAGTGTCCAATAATTGGTTTAGGGAAAGAAGCACCAAATGCAAATTATCAAACTCTTTATACAAACTCAAAAATAGATGGCCAATGGGGTTTCTATCGATCAGAGGATATGGGATTAAGCTGGACAAGGATTAATGATGATGAACATCAATTTGGAGCAGCAAACTCTACAATTACTGGGGACCAAAGAGTTTATGGAAGAGTTTATATTGGAACAAATGGTCGAGGGATTCAATATAGAGATCTTAAATAA
- a CDS encoding glycoside hydrolase family 5 protein: MTRELIQLAKQNGFNSIRLPCAWDQYIINEETYEIDEDWLERVKDVVKYCIDEDLYVLLNVHWDGGWLENNCTIDKQEINNEKQQAIWSQIATYLRDFNEKLLFASANEPNVDNEEEMAVLNSYHQTFIDTVRQTGGRNAYRVLIIQGPSTDIEKTLNLMNVIPTDKTPDRLMVEIHYYTPWNFCGMEKDEDWGDMFYYWGSGNHSSTDTIHNPTWGEESTIDQLFKSMKTKFVDEGIPVIIGEFGAIRRTRLSGESLELHLKSRDDYHRNIVNKATELGLIPFYWDNGGTGDNSTGIFYRNKTQISDQRTINALLSGLAH; this comes from the coding sequence GTGACAAGGGAGTTAATTCAATTAGCTAAACAAAATGGTTTTAACTCTATTAGACTTCCTTGTGCATGGGATCAATACATTATTAATGAAGAAACTTATGAGATTGATGAAGATTGGCTAGAAAGGGTAAAAGATGTTGTTAAATACTGTATAGATGAGGATCTATACGTATTATTAAATGTTCACTGGGATGGAGGCTGGTTAGAAAACAACTGTACAATAGACAAACAAGAAATAAATAATGAAAAACAACAAGCAATATGGTCTCAGATCGCAACATATCTTAGAGATTTTAATGAAAAGTTATTATTTGCTAGTGCTAATGAACCAAATGTAGATAATGAAGAAGAGATGGCTGTTTTGAACTCGTATCACCAGACATTTATTGACACGGTACGTCAAACAGGTGGTAGAAATGCCTATAGAGTTTTAATTATCCAAGGACCATCTACAGATATAGAGAAAACTCTGAATCTAATGAATGTAATTCCTACAGATAAAACACCAGATAGGTTAATGGTTGAAATTCATTATTACACACCATGGAATTTTTGTGGAATGGAAAAGGATGAAGATTGGGGTGATATGTTCTACTATTGGGGTAGTGGTAACCACTCATCAACGGATACTATTCATAACCCTACTTGGGGAGAAGAATCAACCATAGACCAACTTTTCAAATCTATGAAGACAAAGTTTGTGGATGAAGGTATACCTGTTATCATTGGAGAATTTGGGGCAATACGACGAACAAGATTAAGTGGTGAGAGTTTAGAACTACATCTTAAATCTAGGGATGATTATCATAGAAATATTGTTAATAAAGCTACAGAATTGGGGCTTATACCATTTTACTGGGATAATGGAGGAACTGGAGATAATAGTACAGGTATATTTTATAGAAATAAAACTCAGATTTCTGATCAAAGAACTATAAACGCCCTACTTTCTGGATTAGCACATTAA
- the yicI gene encoding alpha-xylosidase has product MKFTNGFWLLQDDVTVFSPMEVRDGVEDNNKLTLFAPSAKITGRGDTLNRPQLTVELTSPMEDIIKVKMYHHKGGIDNSPKFELNEKSVKPIIQNKQDSVSFKSGNLEFSIKDNKKWETQIKYSDKVITGSQLKGAGFVKKDDGSNYFKEQLNLDVNETIYGLGERFTPFVKNGQVVDTWNEDGGTCSEQSYKSIPFYLSNKGYGILVNHSEKVSFEVGSEIVSRVQFSVPGESIEYFIIGGETLKDVVKNYTSLTGKPGLPPAWSFGLWLTTSFTTSYDEDTVNSFIDGMSDRDIPLQVFHFDCFWMKEFQWCDFKWDSEVFPDPEGMLKRLKDKGLKNCLWINSYIAQKSYMFDEGAQNGYLVKNPDGSVWQTDLWQAGMGLVDFTNPDATKWYQEKLKELINQGVDSFKTDFGERIPTDVVYFDGSDPVKMHNYYTYLYNKAVYEVLLGAKGEKEAMLFARSATVGGQKFPVHWGGDCSATYTSMAESLRGGLSLCLSGFGFWSHDIGGFEQTAEADLYKRWAAFGLLSTHSRLHGSESYRVPWNFDEEAVDVVRFFTKLKNSLMPYLYNSAIYTSNTGVPMMRAMVLEYPEDPACKYLDTQYMLGDNLLVAPIFNDKGDVSYYLPKGEWTSLIDGSIREGSKWYSENYDYMSIPLMVRNGSVIPMNSGDKTTEYTYSKGVILKAFNFKDGESVKTVINESDYSVSLEVTISRSGDSFIIKAEGDTSEWSIQYNSGKIIDLSGLKNKTLSLDQLR; this is encoded by the coding sequence GTGAAATTCACAAACGGTTTTTGGTTACTTCAAGATGATGTAACAGTATTTAGTCCAATGGAAGTTCGGGATGGTGTAGAAGATAATAATAAATTAACCCTTTTTGCTCCCTCAGCTAAAATTACAGGTAGGGGTGATACCCTAAACAGACCACAACTTACTGTTGAGCTAACATCCCCTATGGAAGATATTATTAAGGTTAAAATGTATCATCATAAAGGTGGAATAGATAATAGCCCTAAATTTGAACTAAACGAAAAAAGTGTAAAGCCTATAATACAAAACAAACAAGACTCTGTCTCTTTTAAATCAGGAAACTTAGAATTCTCTATCAAAGATAACAAAAAATGGGAAACACAGATTAAATATAGTGATAAAGTTATTACAGGAAGCCAGTTAAAAGGTGCAGGTTTTGTAAAAAAAGATGATGGTTCTAACTATTTTAAAGAGCAATTAAACTTAGATGTAAACGAAACGATATATGGTCTTGGAGAGAGGTTTACTCCCTTTGTTAAAAATGGACAAGTAGTTGACACATGGAATGAAGATGGAGGAACATGCAGCGAGCAATCATATAAAAGCATTCCATTTTATCTATCTAATAAGGGTTATGGAATATTAGTAAACCATAGTGAAAAAGTATCTTTTGAAGTAGGGTCAGAAATTGTATCTAGAGTGCAGTTCTCTGTTCCCGGGGAATCTATAGAGTACTTTATTATCGGAGGGGAGACTCTAAAAGATGTTGTTAAAAATTATACTAGCTTAACTGGTAAACCAGGACTACCTCCAGCATGGTCTTTTGGCCTATGGTTAACAACATCTTTTACGACTAGTTACGATGAAGATACTGTAAACTCATTTATTGATGGTATGTCAGATAGGGACATACCACTGCAAGTTTTTCACTTTGATTGTTTCTGGATGAAAGAGTTTCAATGGTGCGACTTTAAATGGGATTCAGAAGTTTTCCCAGATCCAGAAGGGATGTTAAAAAGATTAAAGGATAAAGGTCTTAAAAACTGCTTATGGATTAACTCATATATTGCTCAGAAATCATATATGTTTGATGAGGGAGCACAAAACGGTTATCTTGTTAAAAACCCAGATGGATCAGTATGGCAAACTGACCTGTGGCAGGCAGGAATGGGGCTTGTAGACTTTACAAATCCAGATGCAACAAAGTGGTATCAAGAAAAATTAAAAGAGCTAATAAATCAGGGTGTAGACTCTTTTAAAACTGATTTTGGCGAGAGGATTCCAACTGATGTAGTCTATTTTGATGGTTCTGATCCTGTTAAAATGCATAACTACTATACTTACCTATACAATAAGGCTGTATATGAAGTTTTATTGGGAGCTAAGGGTGAAAAAGAGGCGATGCTATTTGCTAGATCTGCTACAGTTGGTGGACAAAAATTCCCTGTTCACTGGGGTGGAGATTGTTCTGCGACATACACCTCAATGGCTGAATCCCTAAGGGGAGGATTATCCCTATGTCTATCCGGGTTTGGTTTCTGGAGCCACGATATTGGGGGGTTTGAACAGACAGCAGAGGCGGATCTATATAAAAGATGGGCAGCTTTTGGACTACTATCAACCCATAGTAGACTTCACGGTTCAGAGTCATACAGAGTTCCGTGGAATTTTGATGAAGAGGCTGTAGATGTTGTAAGATTCTTTACTAAACTAAAAAACAGCTTAATGCCATACCTATATAACAGTGCAATTTACACATCTAATACTGGGGTTCCAATGATGAGAGCAATGGTTTTAGAATATCCAGAAGATCCAGCATGTAAGTATTTAGATACGCAATATATGTTAGGAGACAATCTTTTAGTAGCCCCTATATTTAATGATAAGGGAGATGTTTCCTACTATCTTCCTAAAGGAGAGTGGACATCTCTAATAGATGGGTCAATAAGAGAAGGAAGTAAGTGGTACAGTGAAAACTACGACTATATGTCTATCCCTCTAATGGTAAGAAATGGCTCTGTTATCCCCATGAATAGTGGAGATAAAACTACAGAGTATACCTACTCTAAGGGTGTAATCTTAAAAGCTTTTAACTTTAAAGATGGTGAGAGTGTAAAAACTGTAATAAATGAGAGTGACTACTCAGTTTCATTAGAAGTAACAATCAGTAGAAGTGGGGATAGTTTTATTATTAAAGCAGAAGGAGATACATCAGAGTGGAGTATTCAGTATAATAGTGGGAAAATTATAGATCTATCTGGTTTAAAAAATAAAACATTAAGCCTAGATCAGTTAAGATAG
- a CDS encoding GH1 family beta-glucosidase produces MGFKKDFLWGAASASYQIEGAWDKDGKGMSTWDHLTEKPGAIYQGHTGKVACDHYHRYKEDIALMKEMGLKSYRFSISWPRILPDGIGKINQAGLDFYSDLVDELLANDIIPFPTLFHWDFPYELYLKGGWLNRESSNWFAEYTKAVVERLSDRVNHWFTLNEPQVFVGLGHITGEHAPGLKLQKRDIITIIHNVLLAHGKSVKMIREFSKLEAKVGMAPVCNVFIPADNNPRSIVAAREAMFSNNNGEHFSGWSNTWWLDPVYFGEYPKDGLLEAEKYLPPTWKEDLKTISQKVDFLGNNHYQGSYIKADEKGNPEHQRPEIGEALTGFNWRVTPEGLYWGPKFLYERYSSPLIITENGLSNKDWVSIDGKVHDPQRIDFTHRYLREYKKAAEDGVEIEGYFHWSIMDNFEWAFGYKERFGLIHVDFNTQKRTIKDSGYWYKKVIESNGENL; encoded by the coding sequence ATGGGTTTTAAAAAAGATTTTTTATGGGGTGCTGCGTCAGCTTCATATCAGATAGAGGGAGCATGGGATAAGGATGGGAAAGGGATGTCTACCTGGGACCACTTAACAGAAAAGCCTGGTGCGATATATCAGGGACACACCGGCAAAGTAGCATGCGACCACTACCACAGGTATAAAGAAGATATAGCATTAATGAAAGAGATGGGACTAAAATCCTATCGGTTCTCAATATCCTGGCCAAGGATTCTCCCAGATGGAATAGGAAAAATAAACCAAGCTGGATTGGATTTTTATAGTGATCTAGTTGATGAGTTATTAGCTAACGATATAATACCATTCCCAACACTATTCCATTGGGACTTCCCCTACGAACTCTATTTAAAAGGAGGCTGGTTAAATAGAGAGAGCTCTAATTGGTTTGCAGAGTATACTAAGGCTGTAGTAGAGAGATTATCAGATAGAGTTAATCACTGGTTCACTCTTAATGAGCCCCAAGTATTTGTAGGACTTGGTCATATAACAGGAGAGCATGCCCCAGGCTTAAAACTTCAAAAGAGAGATATAATAACAATAATCCACAATGTTTTACTAGCTCATGGGAAAAGTGTAAAGATGATTCGAGAGTTCTCTAAATTAGAAGCAAAAGTTGGGATGGCCCCAGTGTGTAATGTATTTATACCAGCAGATAATAACCCCAGGAGTATAGTTGCTGCAAGGGAAGCTATGTTTAGTAATAACAATGGAGAGCACTTCTCAGGTTGGTCAAACACCTGGTGGTTAGACCCTGTCTATTTTGGAGAATACCCTAAAGATGGGCTATTGGAAGCAGAGAAATACCTACCCCCTACATGGAAGGAAGACCTAAAAACTATTAGTCAGAAAGTTGATTTTCTAGGTAACAACCACTATCAGGGGTCCTATATTAAGGCAGATGAGAAGGGTAATCCAGAACATCAAAGACCTGAAATAGGAGAAGCATTAACAGGATTTAACTGGAGAGTAACCCCTGAAGGACTCTATTGGGGACCGAAATTCCTTTATGAGAGATACTCTAGTCCTTTAATTATTACAGAGAATGGATTATCGAATAAAGATTGGGTAAGTATTGATGGAAAAGTTCACGATCCACAGAGGATAGACTTTACCCACAGATACCTTAGGGAGTATAAAAAAGCGGCTGAAGATGGAGTAGAAATAGAAGGATATTTTCACTGGTCAATAATGGATAACTTTGAGTGGGCCTTTGGATATAAAGAGAGATTTGGTTTAATCCATGTAGATTTTAATACCCAAAAGAGAACAATAAAAGATTCTGGTTATTGGTATAAAAAAGTTATAGAGAGTAACGGAGAGAATCTTTAA
- a CDS encoding transporter substrate-binding domain-containing protein — protein sequence MRQKFFYTTFILYLIFITPQLYSQSVVAGCEISYPPYSFVDNNNNPQGFSVELLNAALEVMGYGYKYQIAPWSEVFQKLKNGGIDVLPVVGITPERESIFEFTIPYLTMHGSFVVKEGSMVPKRLEQLEDKSIAVMESDNAQEYLDSHKDLGFSTILTETFEEALIMLSKGEVDAVLIQRYLAHQLVSQLKLENLIISDNLVEDFKQTFTFAVTKGNTKLLSILNEGLSIVIANGTFEKLQSKWFLANYKLRDSGRLLIFGGDNNYPPYEYIDKNGQPAGYNVDLTRAIAREMNLEVYIQLGQWSDIYNKLNNGEIDVVQGLFYSKKRAKTLAFSSPHTVIKHVIVHREDEYKNLTKDNLENLNIVVMKGDIMEGYLNDQNINNNIILAKNYSHALELLSNGVGDCALLAQIPANYWVKKNGIKNIIVGHNAVLSPELNYGTMDYNNKLLLSINEGLSILKSTGEYREIYTKWFGELETTSSLNLQPIKRVLIYLLGPLTLVVILVIIWLRSLKVQIRKRTHELLLSEKKLENIINSVSSFIFVIDINNKIIHRNNVDMKIVDVKKTPIIGSSYKILSFMRDIDLDEIFFSKLNSKDYFQIKHTTKVNFSDYDNNEQWLQVILTPLDEEIFNSPVVIGTATNITTSIKQEEENISLQKQLLHKSKMDAVGQLAGGISHDFNNVLSGIINSAQLIKMTQKYLDNKGLKYVEMILKASTHAESLVSKLLSFSKNTKEAEKSVDIHKMIKETEAILQETMDKSITLITKLEAEDYNVFGNESSLHSSLLNLCINANHAMKGGGRLLIKTENIRLDVEDCNRIDFDLKPGKFILIKIEDNGIGMKREVQERIFEPFYTTKGLGEGTGLGLAAVYNTIQTHKGLIEVESDYGYGTSFKIYIPTSQIVEEREETSSSTVERGKGRILFVDDEEINRILAKDILESLGYSVILANDGFDAINIYKDKMENIDLVILDYMMPRMNGKETFINLMDINTNVRVILSTGYSDSEAVNFMKSHGLNFIIKKPYKIAELSGVIKKLLS from the coding sequence ATGAGGCAAAAGTTTTTTTACACAACATTTATTTTATATTTAATTTTTATAACTCCACAGTTGTACTCACAATCAGTTGTCGCAGGGTGTGAAATTTCATACCCTCCCTACTCCTTTGTTGACAACAATAATAATCCTCAAGGTTTTTCAGTAGAACTACTAAATGCAGCATTAGAAGTTATGGGTTATGGCTACAAATACCAAATAGCACCATGGAGTGAAGTATTCCAAAAATTAAAAAATGGGGGCATCGATGTACTACCTGTAGTAGGGATAACACCTGAAAGGGAAAGTATATTTGAATTTACAATTCCATATCTAACAATGCATGGTTCATTTGTTGTAAAAGAAGGTAGCATGGTACCAAAGAGGCTAGAGCAGCTAGAGGATAAAAGCATTGCAGTAATGGAAAGTGATAATGCCCAAGAGTATCTTGATAGTCATAAGGATTTGGGCTTTTCTACAATATTAACAGAGACCTTTGAAGAAGCACTAATAATGTTATCTAAGGGGGAAGTTGATGCTGTTCTTATACAAAGATATTTAGCACATCAATTAGTAAGTCAGCTGAAATTAGAGAACTTAATAATCTCTGATAATCTAGTTGAAGATTTTAAACAAACTTTTACTTTTGCTGTAACAAAGGGAAATACAAAGCTGTTAAGTATACTAAATGAAGGGTTATCAATAGTAATAGCAAATGGTACATTTGAAAAACTTCAAAGCAAGTGGTTTTTAGCAAATTATAAGCTAAGAGACTCGGGAAGATTGTTAATTTTTGGAGGTGATAATAACTATCCTCCATATGAGTATATTGATAAAAATGGTCAACCTGCCGGTTATAATGTAGATTTAACTAGGGCTATCGCCAGAGAGATGAATTTAGAAGTATATATACAACTAGGCCAGTGGAGTGATATCTATAACAAACTAAACAATGGCGAAATTGATGTTGTTCAGGGACTATTCTACTCTAAAAAAAGGGCTAAAACCCTAGCATTTTCATCCCCCCATACTGTAATAAAACATGTTATTGTCCATAGGGAGGATGAGTATAAAAATTTAACAAAGGATAACCTTGAAAACCTAAATATAGTTGTAATGAAGGGTGATATTATGGAGGGGTATCTTAATGACCAAAATATAAATAACAATATAATATTGGCAAAAAACTATTCCCACGCTTTAGAACTACTATCAAATGGTGTTGGAGATTGTGCCTTGTTAGCACAAATCCCAGCTAACTACTGGGTTAAAAAAAATGGGATAAAAAACATTATAGTTGGACATAATGCGGTATTATCCCCTGAGCTTAATTATGGAACAATGGATTATAATAATAAACTTCTACTATCAATAAATGAAGGGTTATCCATTTTAAAATCAACAGGTGAGTATAGAGAGATTTATACAAAGTGGTTTGGAGAGCTAGAAACTACAAGTTCCTTAAATCTACAACCAATAAAAAGGGTTTTAATATATCTATTAGGTCCACTAACTCTAGTAGTTATACTTGTAATAATTTGGCTTAGATCCCTTAAGGTACAAATTAGAAAAAGGACTCATGAACTACTATTAAGTGAAAAAAAACTAGAAAATATTATAAATAGTGTTTCCTCTTTTATTTTTGTAATTGATATAAACAATAAAATTATTCATAGAAATAATGTCGATATGAAGATTGTAGATGTAAAAAAAACTCCTATAATTGGTAGCTCATATAAAATCCTAAGTTTTATGAGGGATATCGATTTAGATGAAATTTTCTTTAGCAAGCTGAACTCTAAGGACTATTTTCAAATAAAACATACAACAAAGGTAAATTTTTCAGATTATGATAATAATGAACAGTGGTTACAGGTAATTCTAACACCATTAGATGAAGAGATATTTAATTCTCCAGTTGTTATTGGAACAGCAACAAATATAACAACATCAATAAAACAGGAAGAGGAAAACATCAGTCTACAAAAGCAACTACTACATAAGAGTAAAATGGATGCTGTAGGTCAGTTAGCAGGAGGTATATCCCATGACTTCAATAACGTTTTAAGTGGTATAATTAACTCTGCCCAACTAATTAAAATGACTCAGAAGTACTTAGATAATAAGGGGTTAAAATATGTAGAAATGATTTTAAAAGCTTCAACCCATGCAGAATCCCTAGTATCAAAACTTCTATCATTTAGTAAAAATACCAAGGAAGCAGAAAAAAGTGTAGATATCCACAAAATGATTAAAGAGACAGAGGCTATATTGCAAGAGACAATGGACAAATCCATAACTCTAATAACAAAATTAGAAGCTGAGGATTACAATGTTTTTGGGAATGAGTCTAGTCTCCATAGCAGCTTACTTAATCTCTGTATTAATGCTAATCATGCAATGAAGGGAGGAGGAAGATTATTAATCAAAACTGAAAATATACGCTTAGATGTGGAAGATTGTAATAGAATTGATTTTGATCTAAAGCCTGGTAAATTTATTCTTATTAAAATTGAAGATAATGGGATAGGTATGAAGAGGGAAGTTCAAGAAAGAATATTTGAACCTTTTTATACAACTAAGGGTCTGGGGGAAGGAACAGGTCTTGGTCTAGCTGCTGTTTATAATACAATACAAACCCATAAAGGTTTAATTGAAGTCGAAAGCGATTATGGTTATGGTACATCCTTTAAAATATATATTCCAACATCCCAAATAGTTGAAGAGAGGGAAGAGACAAGTAGCAGTACCGTAGAGAGAGGAAAGGGGAGAATTCTTTTTGTTGATGATGAGGAGATAAATAGGATTCTAGCTAAAGATATATTAGAGTCCCTTGGTTATAGTGTCATTTTGGCTAATGATGGGTTCGACGCAATAAATATCTATAAAGATAAAATGGAGAATATTGACTTAGTAATTTTAGACTATATGATGCCTCGAATGAATGGGAAGGAAACATTTATCAATCTAATGGACATTAATACAAATGTTAGGGTCATACTCTCTACTGGGTATTCAGACTCTGAGGCTGTTAACTTTATGAAGAGTCATGGACTGAATTTTATTATAAAAAAACCGTATAAAATAGCGGAATTAAGTGGGGTGATCAAAAAGTTATTATCTTAA